The following coding sequences are from one [Chlorobium] sp. 445 window:
- a CDS encoding glutamate synthase large subunit, protein MENMIYREEKSACGVGFLASRHGLAARAHLDQALAALCCMEHRGACGADRLSSDGAGIMTDIPFELFGYEKGSVAIAALFIPLDAEGRRLALKILADTFKFFGLQIEAYRDVPINPSVLGNDARKSMPFITHVIIRRPEHCRTDDSFNKLLYAAKQATRLRVSDQGLKEFFFASISTNTIVYKALTTADKLADFYLDLNDARYKTRFVMFHRRFSTNTRTAWDKAQPFRLIAHNGEINTIAGNRSWGFSRENVLGLREGELLTHHGISDTGSLNEMVEALLYRSSIPNIADVLAILVPPANSTKPFYKFWSRAMEPWDGPAFITFSDGKYVGARLDRNGFRPCRWAMTDTHFYLSSEAGSFNLDDSTILAKGTLQAGSGVVMNLETGEIDFTDPADSPEYRDAVFDTHLLHAKALTVQGAPPSLEQRKIFSWSQEDEQKVLIPMILTGKEPIGSMGDTARLAIFSDEPRSFFDYFYQHFAQVTNPPVDYIREAMVTDLSVELGKKPNIFSTKELIPPPLGIELSSPVLSLGKMAFVSSFKRGSSHSPDSRLLAEELDTTFSRSAGAIGARAKLHELGKAAIEAVKQGVSIIILSDAAASFARPSIPILLALRAVIQALNNAGLRLAASLVVHSGEVCSIHHLACLISFGARAVCPYLALSLARFGSSPALDALSPDVREANLIKALEIGLLKVMSKMGISVVKSYQSSMLFSAVGLGKSLIEEFFPGLFSPIGGLEFDDVIEQRLHHTALAFAREGLPHTFQYKEHHVGTEGEKHSMTNARSRLVHRLVRQTHTATDERTLYQAYLKLGEDAEPVNIRHLLDLKHARQPLALSDVQSQEDILKTFGAGAMSFGAISAEAQRDIFLAMQEIGGRSNSGEGGENPYYFKEGITAHTKQVASGRFGVTAEYLISGKEIQIKIAQGAKPGEGGQLMAAKVNADIAKARHSLTGIDLISPPPMHDIYSIEDLKELIYELRQVHPTAKISVKLVSGVGIGTIAVGVAKAGADIIHISGCDGGTGAAALSSMKHAGLPWEFGLLEVHRTLLENQLRQAVQLRTDGGLFTGKDIILAAILGAEGFEFGKLLLVAEGCVMARICEKNTCPTGIATHDPKFKAKYKGHKDHIIKLLRLLANEVREHLAQLGVPTLQDLIGRTDLLTINERCLSLINERKLDLRFFLGGEPPYLHSQASAPKGIFNDGISALNQRILQDAQPVLDAFERGKFLSLALTYEIRPTDRAVLATLSGEIAQRIRCKRQQEGFASDEVKFLGKLHFTFKGSAGQGFGVFLTDGIYARLEGEANDSVCKSMSGGKVVIVPSSSARFTPETNAIIGNCALYGAIGGKLFVRGHAGDRFAVRNSGAIAVVEGVGLHACEYMTNGLVVVLGKLLQNFGAGMTGGKAYLYRPNQIFINHQYLTMLELTPSDEEELHALLTEYAADTESQTAIRILENWQSEKTSFVKCLPIALAKSSTVLPAQVEMNSSTNSLVRGA, encoded by the coding sequence ATGGAAAATATGATCTATCGTGAGGAGAAATCGGCGTGTGGGGTTGGCTTTCTTGCCAGTCGGCATGGGCTTGCAGCGCGTGCGCACTTAGACCAAGCCCTTGCGGCACTGTGCTGTATGGAACATCGTGGTGCCTGCGGTGCAGACAGACTTTCCAGCGATGGTGCAGGCATCATGACCGATATTCCTTTCGAGCTATTTGGCTACGAGAAAGGTTCGGTGGCTATTGCGGCGCTGTTCATTCCGCTTGACGCTGAAGGACGTCGACTTGCGCTAAAAATTTTGGCGGATACATTCAAATTCTTTGGTCTGCAAATTGAAGCCTATCGTGATGTGCCAATCAACCCGAGTGTGCTGGGCAACGATGCGCGTAAATCCATGCCGTTTATCACACACGTCATCATTCGTCGCCCAGAGCATTGCCGTACAGATGATTCATTCAACAAATTACTCTATGCAGCTAAGCAAGCAACGCGTCTGCGCGTCAGCGACCAAGGTCTGAAGGAATTCTTCTTCGCCTCCATTTCCACCAATACGATTGTCTACAAAGCGCTTACCACAGCAGATAAACTTGCTGACTTTTATCTTGATCTCAACGATGCGCGCTATAAAACGCGCTTTGTGATGTTTCATCGGCGTTTTAGCACCAATACGCGCACAGCATGGGATAAGGCACAGCCGTTTCGTCTTATTGCACACAACGGTGAAATCAACACCATTGCTGGCAACCGCTCATGGGGCTTTTCACGCGAAAATGTTCTGGGCTTGCGTGAAGGCGAACTCCTCACGCATCATGGCATCAGCGATACCGGCTCACTTAACGAAATGGTCGAAGCCTTGCTCTATCGCAGCAGCATTCCTAACATTGCAGATGTGCTCGCGATTCTTGTGCCGCCTGCTAATAGCACTAAACCCTTCTACAAATTCTGGTCGCGAGCCATGGAGCCATGGGATGGCCCAGCGTTTATCACATTTTCTGATGGCAAATACGTGGGCGCACGGCTCGATCGAAATGGCTTTCGCCCTTGCCGCTGGGCTATGACCGACACCCATTTTTATCTCTCTTCTGAAGCAGGCTCGTTTAATCTCGATGACAGCACTATTCTTGCTAAAGGCACACTGCAAGCAGGCTCTGGTGTCGTGATGAACTTGGAGACAGGCGAGATTGACTTTACTGACCCTGCAGATTCACCTGAGTATCGTGACGCAGTGTTTGACACACACCTTTTGCACGCAAAAGCCTTGACTGTTCAAGGTGCACCGCCCTCACTTGAGCAACGCAAAATTTTTAGCTGGTCGCAAGAAGATGAACAGAAAGTGCTGATTCCCATGATTTTGACCGGCAAAGAGCCTATCGGCTCTATGGGCGACACGGCGCGCCTTGCCATTTTCTCTGATGAACCGCGCAGTTTCTTTGACTACTTCTATCAACACTTTGCCCAGGTTACTAATCCCCCTGTAGATTACATCAGAGAAGCTATGGTCACCGATTTGTCTGTAGAACTCGGCAAAAAGCCAAATATTTTTTCTACGAAAGAACTTATTCCTCCGCCGCTTGGCATTGAGCTATCGAGTCCTGTGCTCTCGCTTGGTAAAATGGCGTTTGTGTCGTCATTCAAGCGTGGTTCTTCTCATTCGCCTGATTCGCGCCTTCTTGCAGAAGAGTTGGATACGACTTTTTCACGCAGTGCAGGCGCTATCGGTGCGCGGGCAAAACTTCATGAACTTGGCAAAGCTGCAATTGAAGCCGTCAAACAGGGCGTTTCTATCATCATTCTCTCTGACGCTGCAGCATCGTTTGCGCGTCCCTCGATTCCTATCCTGCTCGCACTACGTGCCGTCATTCAGGCACTTAACAATGCTGGTTTGAGATTAGCTGCTTCTCTTGTGGTGCACTCAGGCGAAGTCTGCTCCATTCATCATCTTGCTTGTCTCATCAGTTTTGGTGCAAGAGCAGTTTGCCCGTACCTTGCACTATCACTTGCTCGCTTTGGTAGCTCACCCGCACTAGATGCTCTCTCACCTGATGTACGTGAAGCTAACCTTATCAAAGCGCTTGAAATCGGCTTACTCAAAGTGATGAGCAAAATGGGGATTTCAGTTGTCAAGAGCTATCAAAGCTCTATGCTCTTTTCAGCAGTGGGTTTGGGCAAATCACTTATCGAAGAGTTCTTCCCCGGGCTCTTTTCACCAATTGGTGGTCTGGAATTCGACGATGTCATTGAGCAACGTCTGCACCATACGGCACTTGCTTTTGCACGCGAAGGACTGCCACACACCTTCCAATACAAAGAGCATCATGTGGGTACTGAAGGTGAAAAGCATTCTATGACGAATGCGCGCTCGAGACTCGTTCATAGACTTGTTCGCCAGACCCATACAGCAACAGATGAGCGCACCCTCTATCAGGCCTATCTCAAGCTCGGTGAAGACGCTGAGCCTGTCAACATTCGTCATTTGCTTGATTTGAAGCATGCACGGCAGCCACTTGCACTGAGCGATGTGCAATCGCAAGAAGACATTCTCAAGACCTTCGGTGCTGGCGCAATGAGTTTTGGGGCAATTAGTGCCGAAGCGCAGCGCGATATTTTTCTTGCGATGCAAGAGATTGGCGGGCGCTCCAATTCAGGTGAGGGCGGCGAAAATCCGTACTACTTCAAAGAAGGTATCACCGCGCATACGAAACAAGTTGCCTCAGGGCGGTTTGGCGTAACAGCAGAGTATCTGATTTCAGGCAAAGAAATTCAAATTAAAATTGCGCAAGGTGCTAAGCCCGGTGAAGGTGGTCAATTGATGGCAGCTAAGGTTAATGCTGACATTGCAAAGGCGCGCCACTCCCTTACTGGCATTGATCTGATTTCACCGCCACCTATGCACGACATCTACAGCATCGAGGACTTGAAAGAACTCATCTACGAATTGCGACAAGTTCACCCCACCGCTAAAATCAGTGTCAAACTCGTCTCAGGCGTCGGCATCGGCACGATTGCAGTAGGTGTTGCTAAAGCTGGCGCCGATATCATCCACATCTCTGGCTGTGATGGCGGCACTGGCGCCGCGGCTCTCTCATCTATGAAACATGCTGGCTTGCCGTGGGAATTTGGCTTATTGGAAGTCCATCGCACCCTGCTTGAAAATCAACTGCGACAAGCTGTGCAACTGCGCACAGACGGCGGACTCTTCACTGGCAAAGACATCATCCTTGCAGCAATTTTAGGCGCAGAAGGCTTTGAGTTCGGCAAACTCTTGCTCGTCGCTGAAGGCTGCGTCATGGCTCGCATCTGCGAAAAAAATACCTGTCCCACTGGTATTGCCACGCACGATCCAAAATTCAAAGCCAAATACAAAGGTCATAAAGACCATATCATCAAACTGTTGCGCTTGCTGGCTAATGAGGTACGTGAGCATCTAGCACAACTTGGCGTGCCAACGCTCCAAGACTTGATAGGCAGAACTGACCTGCTCACAATCAATGAGCGATGCCTATCGCTTATCAATGAGCGTAAGCTCGACTTGAGGTTCTTCTTGGGCGGTGAGCCACCCTACTTGCACAGTCAAGCTTCTGCACCCAAAGGCATTTTCAATGATGGTATCAGTGCACTTAACCAACGCATTCTGCAAGACGCTCAACCTGTCTTAGATGCCTTTGAGCGTGGTAAATTCCTGTCCTTAGCACTTACTTACGAGATTCGTCCAACTGACCGCGCTGTACTTGCGACACTTTCAGGTGAAATTGCACAGCGCATTCGCTGCAAGCGCCAGCAAGAAGGCTTTGCTTCAGATGAAGTTAAATTTCTCGGCAAACTCCACTTCACTTTCAAAGGCAGTGCCGGTCAAGGCTTCGGGGTTTTCCTCACTGATGGGATTTATGCACGCCTCGAAGGTGAAGCCAACGATTCGGTCTGCAAATCTATGTCTGGCGGCAAGGTGGTGATTGTCCCAAGTTCCTCAGCACGATTTACGCCAGAGACAAATGCGATTATCGGCAACTGCGCGCTCTACGGCGCTATAGGTGGAAAACTTTTCGTGCGCGGGCATGCTGGGGATCGCTTCGCTGTGCGTAACAGCGGCGCAATTGCCGTCGTCGAAGGTGTTGGACTGCATGCTTGCGAGTATATGACCAACGGGCTCGTTGTCGTTCTTGGCAAATTGCTGCAGAACTTCGGCGCAGGCATGACTGGCGGCAAAGCCTATCTTTATCGCCCCAATCAAATTTTCATCAATCATCAATACCTAACGATGCTTGAACTCACGCCAAGCGATGAAGAAGAACTGCACGCCCTGCTTACTGAATATGCTGCCGACACAGAGAGCCAGACTGCCATACGCATCTTGGAAAATTGGCAAAGCGAAAAGACATCTTTTGTAAAATGCTTACCCATAGCACTGGCAAAATCAAGCACCGTTCTACCAGCTCAGGTTGAAATGAACAGCTCAACTAATTCTTTGGTAAGAGGCGCGTGA
- a CDS encoding aldo/keto reductase, with the protein MKYKLLGKSGLRVSEFSLGTMTFGLEWKWGSDREESKRVFELYANAGGNFIDTANRYTEGTSEKLVGEFIASDRDHFVLATKYSLYDRMNDPNFCGNHRKNMMRSVEQSLKRLNTDYIDLLWLHIWDATTPVDEILRGLDDLVRQGKVHYIGISDTPAWVIAQANTMAELRGWTSFVALQIEYSLLQRTPERELLPMAKAFGLTVTPWGAIGGGALTGKYLHNESGRLPEHSSRRSERANKIAEVVLQVASELGVSASQVAIQWSRQYPKQEVIPIIGARTEAQLRDNLGALSLTLPDEAMAKLDEVSKIDLGFPHDFYKTDAVRLSLFGGLYDKIQLRYD; encoded by the coding sequence ATGAAATACAAACTTCTTGGGAAGTCTGGTCTGAGAGTCTCAGAATTCTCACTTGGGACAATGACGTTTGGATTAGAATGGAAATGGGGTTCAGATAGGGAAGAAAGCAAGCGTGTCTTTGAACTCTATGCTAATGCAGGCGGCAATTTTATAGATACAGCCAATCGCTATACGGAAGGTACAAGCGAAAAGCTTGTCGGTGAGTTTATTGCAAGCGATCGTGATCACTTTGTGCTAGCGACGAAGTACTCACTTTACGATCGAATGAATGACCCTAACTTTTGTGGCAATCATCGCAAAAATATGATGCGCTCTGTTGAGCAAAGTCTTAAACGTCTCAACACTGACTACATTGATTTGCTTTGGCTGCATATATGGGATGCAACGACACCTGTTGATGAAATTTTGCGTGGCTTGGATGATCTGGTGCGACAAGGTAAGGTGCACTACATTGGCATTTCTGATACACCTGCGTGGGTAATTGCGCAAGCAAATACCATGGCAGAACTTCGAGGCTGGACAAGTTTTGTGGCTTTGCAGATTGAGTATAGCCTTTTGCAACGCACGCCAGAGCGTGAATTGCTACCGATGGCAAAAGCCTTTGGGCTAACGGTTACGCCTTGGGGAGCAATTGGTGGCGGGGCACTGACAGGAAAATACCTCCATAACGAATCAGGTCGGCTGCCCGAGCACAGTTCGCGTCGTTCTGAGCGCGCTAATAAAATTGCCGAAGTCGTATTACAGGTTGCATCTGAGCTTGGCGTCAGTGCGTCGCAAGTTGCTATTCAGTGGTCGCGTCAATACCCTAAGCAAGAAGTCATTCCGATTATCGGTGCACGCACCGAAGCACAACTGCGCGACAATCTCGGTGCACTAAGCCTCACACTGCCTGATGAAGCCATGGCTAAACTCGATGAAGTCAGCAAGATTGACTTAGGCTTCCCACACGATTTCTACAAAACTGATGCCGTCAGGCTAAGCCTATTTGGCGGGCTGTATGACAAAATTCAACTTCGCTACGACTAA
- a CDS encoding peptidase M24 — translation MTDELALHVDRRQHVLRAKLQAKQLDAWLITDLSNIRWLTGFSGSNATVLLTQESAWLFTDGRYAEQVKHEVENAECIITQDGFLEELKKGAYALGKRVGFQADKLTFATAEKLRSELKDIEFVPETGVFDDLIVCKSFEELENIKAAIAITDKVFEKILEIISPSVTERDVAAEISYWNKKFGAEKDAFEPIVASGPRAALPHARASHHLIQNNSLVVIDMGCVVNGYCSDQTRTVAVGKISQEMRRAYETVLEAHWLGIRSAKVGMQAKALDGIVREFLTQRGYGEAFSHALGHSVGLQVHEVPTIGRKTEMCLPAGCTITIEPGVYVPNQFGVRIEDIVFLTDDGAFPLPSAPKELIEL, via the coding sequence ATGACAGACGAGTTAGCCCTGCATGTTGATCGCAGACAACATGTGCTGCGTGCAAAACTTCAAGCTAAGCAGCTTGATGCCTGGCTCATCACTGATCTTTCAAACATTCGTTGGCTCACGGGTTTTAGTGGCTCAAATGCAACAGTTTTGCTTACGCAGGAATCGGCTTGGCTCTTTACAGACGGTCGATATGCCGAGCAAGTCAAACACGAAGTAGAAAACGCCGAATGCATTATTACGCAAGATGGCTTTCTTGAGGAGCTCAAAAAAGGCGCGTATGCGCTGGGCAAGCGTGTGGGATTTCAGGCGGATAAATTGACTTTTGCGACGGCTGAGAAACTGCGCAGTGAACTCAAAGACATTGAGTTTGTGCCCGAAACTGGTGTGTTTGATGATTTGATTGTCTGCAAAAGTTTTGAAGAGTTGGAAAATATCAAGGCGGCTATTGCGATCACTGACAAAGTCTTTGAGAAGATTTTAGAGATAATCTCGCCCAGTGTTACAGAGCGTGATGTTGCAGCAGAGATTTCATATTGGAACAAAAAATTCGGGGCAGAAAAAGATGCGTTCGAGCCGATTGTAGCATCTGGTCCACGTGCGGCGCTGCCACATGCACGTGCCAGTCATCACTTGATTCAGAACAATTCACTTGTGGTCATTGATATGGGCTGTGTGGTCAATGGTTATTGCTCTGACCAGACGCGAACGGTTGCAGTAGGGAAAATTTCTCAAGAGATGCGCCGCGCTTATGAGACAGTACTCGAGGCACATTGGCTTGGAATTCGCTCAGCGAAAGTAGGCATGCAAGCCAAAGCGTTAGATGGCATCGTGCGTGAGTTTCTTACGCAGCGTGGCTATGGTGAAGCATTTTCGCATGCACTTGGACATAGTGTCGGATTGCAAGTGCATGAAGTCCCCACGATTGGGCGCAAAACCGAGATGTGCTTACCTGCAGGGTGCACCATCACGATTGAGCCGGGCGTTTATGTGCCAAATCAGTTTGGTGTGCGCATTGAAGATATTGTATTTCTGACCGATGACGGTGCATTTCCACTGCCCTCTGCGCCCAAAGAATTGATTGAGCTTTAA
- a CDS encoding nucleotidyl transferase: MKAIIPVAGVGSRLRPHTYTLPKVLLNVAGKPIIGHIIDKIIEEGIKEAVVVVGYLGDMIEEYLTQNYDIHFTFVEQEERLGLGHAIWITREHIGTDPVLIILGDTIFEVHLSEVLRREHSALGVKAVDDPRRFGVAEVHDGFITKLIEKPEHPTSNLAVVGLYYIKHPALLIECLDHNIRTNTRTKGEFQLTDALQAMIEQGEKFSTFPVEGWYDCGKPETLLSTNEKLLKSKSRYKEIFGCVINPPVYIAEDAEIENSIIGPYATIASKAVVKNSLVKNSIVGEQARVSSMLLNESIIGNNATVIGKARRVNIGDSSEVDLS, translated from the coding sequence ATGAAAGCGATTATTCCTGTCGCAGGCGTTGGCAGTCGCTTGCGTCCTCACACTTACACTCTCCCTAAAGTTCTTCTTAATGTGGCAGGCAAACCGATTATCGGGCATATCATTGATAAAATCATTGAAGAAGGCATCAAAGAGGCGGTCGTGGTTGTTGGCTATTTAGGCGATATGATTGAAGAGTATCTCACACAGAACTATGACATTCACTTTACGTTTGTTGAACAAGAAGAGCGTCTCGGATTAGGACATGCCATCTGGATTACACGCGAGCATATTGGGACAGACCCAGTACTTATTATCTTGGGAGATACCATCTTCGAGGTGCACCTGAGTGAAGTCTTGCGGCGCGAACATTCCGCTTTAGGTGTTAAGGCAGTCGATGATCCGCGCCGTTTCGGTGTTGCTGAAGTGCACGATGGATTTATCACCAAGCTCATTGAAAAGCCCGAGCATCCTACATCCAACCTCGCTGTTGTTGGACTCTACTACATCAAGCATCCTGCATTATTAATTGAGTGTTTAGACCACAACATTCGCACCAATACCCGCACCAAAGGTGAATTTCAACTCACTGATGCCTTGCAGGCGATGATTGAACAAGGCGAGAAATTCTCAACCTTCCCTGTCGAGGGCTGGTACGACTGCGGCAAACCTGAAACGCTGCTTTCTACCAACGAGAAACTGCTCAAGTCTAAATCGCGCTACAAAGAAATTTTCGGCTGTGTCATCAATCCGCCTGTTTATATTGCAGAAGATGCTGAAATTGAAAACTCCATCATCGGACCCTATGCGACCATTGCCAGCAAAGCCGTGGTCAAAAATTCGCTTGTAAAAAATTCTATTGTTGGTGAACAGGCACGGGTTTCGTCAATGTTGCTTAATGAATCGATTATCGGCAATAATGCAACTGTTATCGGCAAAGCGCGTCGTGTCAATATCGGCGATTCGTCTGAAGTAGATTTGAGTTAG
- a CDS encoding 5-formyltetrahydrofolate cyclo-ligase has product MDTALKKVLEARAAIRAALAEQRAQLSEKQWLERSQKIFDVLKADDALQRAKVVHCFISMPKRREVNTEPILQWLQAQGKEIAVPVMKSRNLVSVRFLGMDKLATGVFEVLEPTEHITIDESTLDVVLTPLLACDRQGNRLGYGKGFYDNFLHALLRRAFSHEKSDLPFHSKS; this is encoded by the coding sequence ATGGATACGGCGCTCAAAAAAGTGTTGGAAGCACGCGCTGCAATTCGTGCAGCACTTGCAGAACAGCGCGCCCAGCTCTCTGAAAAGCAGTGGCTGGAGCGTAGTCAGAAAATTTTTGATGTGCTCAAAGCTGATGATGCCTTGCAACGTGCAAAAGTCGTACACTGCTTTATCTCTATGCCGAAACGGCGCGAAGTCAATACAGAACCGATTCTACAGTGGCTACAAGCACAAGGTAAAGAGATTGCAGTGCCTGTTATGAAGTCGCGCAACTTAGTCAGCGTACGCTTTCTTGGCATGGACAAACTGGCTACGGGGGTCTTTGAAGTTCTTGAGCCTACTGAACACATTACGATTGATGAATCAACCCTTGATGTGGTGCTCACGCCACTTTTAGCTTGCGACCGACAGGGCAATCGCTTAGGGTATGGAAAAGGATTTTATGACAATTTTTTGCACGCCTTGCTGCGCAGGGCATTCAGCCACGAAAAATCGGACTTGCCTTTTCATTCCAAGTCCTAG
- a CDS encoding polyphosphate kinase, translated as MNIKKFLAPKKVNLSKIRPDDTGKIRTPDEIRTDMEHDLKMLYDLHYLMYADNKRALLIILQGIDASGKDGTAKHLFAGFNPQGCRLYSFKKPSEAELEHDFLWRTHRVMPARGGITIFNRSYYEEISTVKVHPEYLLHQNLPDEILHDPEIFRKRVKQINAFEKMLFQNGMHILKFFLHISKDEQRIRLQERLNDPTKHWKFSMADLEERKLWDNYMRAFEEMLEQTNTKYAPWYVIPADKKWYRNYLVARIVVETLSKLNMAFPKASVPDGLNIV; from the coding sequence ATGAACATCAAAAAATTTCTTGCTCCCAAGAAAGTCAATCTCTCAAAAATTCGCCCAGATGATACAGGTAAAATCAGGACGCCTGACGAGATTCGCACCGATATGGAGCACGACCTCAAAATGCTTTACGATCTGCATTATTTGATGTATGCGGATAACAAGCGTGCACTGCTTATTATTTTGCAAGGCATTGATGCGAGCGGAAAAGATGGCACGGCAAAACATCTTTTTGCAGGGTTTAATCCACAAGGCTGTCGGCTCTACTCATTTAAGAAGCCGTCCGAGGCAGAATTGGAGCATGATTTTCTTTGGCGCACACATCGCGTGATGCCTGCACGTGGCGGTATCACAATTTTCAATCGCTCTTACTACGAAGAAATTTCTACGGTCAAAGTTCATCCTGAATATCTTTTGCATCAAAACTTACCCGACGAAATTTTGCATGACCCTGAGATTTTCAGAAAGCGTGTTAAACAAATCAATGCCTTCGAGAAGATGCTCTTTCAGAACGGAATGCACATTCTGAAATTTTTCTTGCATATCTCCAAAGATGAGCAGCGCATCAGGTTGCAAGAGCGCTTAAATGACCCTACCAAGCATTGGAAATTCAGCATGGCTGACCTTGAAGAGCGCAAACTTTGGGATAACTACATGCGTGCATTTGAAGAGATGCTAGAGCAAACCAACACGAAATACGCCCCTTGGTATGTAATCCCTGCTGACAAGAAGTGGTATCGCAATTATCTTGTTGCACGCATCGTGGTTGAGACTCTCTCTAAGCTGAACATGGCGTTTCCAAAAGCCAGTGTGCCAGATGGGCTGAACATCGTGTAG
- a CDS encoding ABC transporter ATP-binding protein, whose protein sequence is MLEAINLTKSYNGTPALKGLNLKVEPGEIFCLLGQNGAGKTTTINLFLGFTEPTSGEAKVAGMSVKEKPLETKKLLAYIPETVMLYPNLTGLENLEYFATLAGKTYSAAELSDFLSQAGLEKAAHDKRVGIYSKGMRQKVGIAIALAKDAKALLLDEPTSGLDPKASFEFSELLKTLAAKGVAVLMATHDLFRAKEVGLRLGIMKHGELVATLSADDMQHADLEKLYLEYMRD, encoded by the coding sequence ATGCTCGAGGCAATTAATCTTACAAAATCCTACAACGGCACGCCAGCACTCAAAGGCTTAAACCTGAAAGTAGAACCGGGTGAAATTTTTTGCTTGCTCGGACAAAATGGTGCAGGCAAAACGACGACCATCAACCTTTTTCTTGGTTTTACAGAACCTACAAGCGGTGAAGCAAAAGTTGCAGGCATGAGTGTCAAAGAAAAACCGCTCGAGACAAAAAAACTGCTCGCCTACATTCCTGAAACGGTGATGCTCTACCCCAATCTCACAGGATTGGAAAACTTGGAATACTTTGCGACACTGGCAGGCAAAACGTATTCTGCAGCAGAACTGTCAGACTTTCTAAGCCAAGCAGGCTTGGAGAAAGCCGCACACGACAAACGCGTGGGTATTTACTCTAAAGGTATGCGCCAAAAAGTTGGCATTGCAATTGCACTTGCCAAAGATGCCAAAGCACTCTTGCTGGATGAACCGACCAGCGGATTAGACCCGAAAGCCTCATTTGAATTTTCAGAACTCCTAAAAACACTTGCTGCAAAAGGCGTGGCGGTATTGATGGCAACACATGACCTCTTTCGTGCAAAGGAAGTCGGCTTGCGCCTTGGCATCATGAAGCACGGCGAACTGGTTGCTACACTGAGCGCCGACGACATGCAACATGCTGATTTGGAAAAACTCTACCTCGAGTACATGCGTGACTAA